Proteins encoded by one window of Deinococcus yavapaiensis KR-236:
- a CDS encoding restriction endonuclease, whose translation MASSRKRRAKQDADSPFLALLIAAVSFPFFLFSQGHLLMGLLMVIGEGLIAYAAWSHYGPKARAMRLLDREVQALSPYEFEAYVAAAFMARGWKARATKGSGDQGADVIAQSPQGVRYVVQVKQHKNAVGNKAVQEVVAAKAMYKASHALVVTSGPGYTKAAQALALANNVGLWNLWDLRKLKEGADVRGLV comes from the coding sequence ATGGCATCATCACGAAAACGACGCGCAAAACAAGACGCGGACTCTCCCTTCCTCGCACTGCTGATCGCCGCTGTCAGCTTCCCATTCTTTCTCTTTTCCCAAGGGCACCTTTTGATGGGCCTGCTGATGGTGATAGGAGAAGGCCTCATCGCGTACGCCGCTTGGAGTCACTACGGTCCGAAAGCGCGCGCCATGCGTTTGTTGGACCGGGAAGTGCAAGCGCTCAGTCCGTATGAATTCGAAGCTTACGTCGCGGCGGCGTTCATGGCGCGTGGTTGGAAAGCTCGCGCGACCAAGGGCAGCGGCGACCAAGGCGCGGACGTCATCGCCCAGAGTCCGCAGGGCGTGCGGTACGTGGTGCAAGTGAAGCAGCACAAGAACGCGGTCGGGAATAAGGCGGTGCAGGAGGTGGTCGCGGCCAAGGCGATGTACAAGGCGTCTCACGCGTTGGTGGTGACGAGCGGACCGGGGTACACGAAGGCGGCGCAGGCGTTGGCGCTGGCGAACAACGTGGGCTTGTGGAACTTGTGGGATTTGCGGAAGTTGAAGGAGGGAGCCGATGTGCGCGGCCTCGTGTAA